A single genomic interval of Daucus carota subsp. sativus chromosome 1, DH1 v3.0, whole genome shotgun sequence harbors:
- the LOC108205892 gene encoding protein E6-like: MASPTTYFSILIFLTLFSSLHVHARESKFFSKFTNDNNAKQLLPPKEQEQPLNKPEQEPNFIPQNQQNSGGYGLYGHESGQLPPTTTTTENLPYTTETENSYNKESIPSSNNGQYYNNDAQVNTESYSNNDQYYNNNAQVNTESYSNNGQYYNNDAYVTKPQGMSDTRFMDEAYKPYTTPINNNDNNNNNYYNNGNMYNNRQHGIGEAKLGVTNDNNYNNEKQGMSDTRFLENGRYYYDLNSENNYNLNANNVNENSRGFNSRNEYYNNRGNYGNSFRQQYGNNENSNSYEANNSMEGYNGNQEEFQESQEEQFNP; encoded by the coding sequence ATGGCTTCCCCTACCACCTATTTTTCTATCCTCATCTTCCTAACCCTCTTTTCCTCCCTTCATGTTCATGCAAGAGAAAGCAAGTTCTTTAGCAAATTCACCAATGACAACAATGCCAAACAGCTTCTCCCACCAAAAGAGCAAGAACAGCCCTTAAACAAACCAGAACAAGAGCCAAATTTCATCCCACAGAACCAACAAAACTCCGGGGGCTATGGCCTCTACGGACACGAATCAGGCCAACTCCctcccaccaccaccaccaccgaaAACCTCCCCTacacaacagaaacagaaaacTCATACAACAAAGAATCCATCCCTAGTTCCAACAATGGCCAGTACTACAACAATGATGCTCAAGTCAATACCGAATCCTACTCAAACAATGACCAGTACTACAACAACAATGCTCAGGTCAATACCGAATCCTACTCAAACAATGGCCAGTACTACAACAATGATGCTTATGTCACTAAGCCGCAAGGCATGAGTGACACAAGATTCATGGACGAGGCCTACAAGCCCTACACGACTCCCATCAACAACAAcgacaacaacaacaacaattattataataacGGCAATATGTACAACAATAGGCAGCATGGGATTGGTGAGGCCAAGCTCGGAGTGACTAATGACAACAATTACAACAATGAGAAGCAGGGCATGAGTGACACAAGGTTCTTGGAGAACGGAAGGTATTATTATGACCTTAATAGCGAAAATAATTACAATCTTAATGCTAATAACGTCAATGAAAATTCAAGAGGGTTCAACTCAAGAAATGAGTATTACAACAATAGAGGCAATTATGGAAACTCATTTAGGCAGCAGTATGGGAACAATGAGAACTCCAACTCTTATGAAGCTAACAATTCCATGGAAGGGTACAATGGGAATCAAGAGGAGTTCCAGGAGAGCCAAGAGGAGCAATTCAATCCTTGA